The following are from one region of the Cytobacillus firmus genome:
- the fadH gene encoding 2,4-dienoyl-CoA reductase, with protein sequence MKNKTVIVTGGSSGMGKFMAKRFAEAGANVVITGRNPERLEAAKAEIETTNGQVLTIQMDVREIEHVKHMLHETLRTFGQVDFLVNNAAGNFICPAEQLSANGWNSVINIVLNGTFYCSSEVGKYWIEKGIKGSIINMVATYAWDAGAGVIHSAAAKAGVLSMTRTLAVEWGRKYGIRVNAIAPGPIERTGGADRLWESEEAAKRTLQSVPLGRLGKPEEIAELAFFLFSEHAGYINGECITMDGGQWLKQFPF encoded by the coding sequence ATGAAGAACAAAACAGTCATTGTTACTGGCGGTTCAAGCGGCATGGGGAAGTTTATGGCAAAGAGGTTTGCAGAAGCCGGTGCCAATGTGGTGATAACAGGAAGAAACCCGGAACGCCTGGAGGCAGCAAAAGCTGAAATTGAAACAACCAATGGACAAGTTTTGACCATTCAAATGGATGTCCGTGAGATTGAACATGTTAAACATATGCTTCATGAAACGCTGCGTACATTTGGGCAAGTTGATTTCCTCGTTAATAATGCAGCAGGAAATTTTATATGCCCTGCAGAGCAGCTGAGTGCAAATGGATGGAATTCTGTTATTAATATTGTCCTGAATGGAACCTTTTATTGTTCAAGCGAAGTTGGTAAATACTGGATTGAAAAGGGGATTAAGGGAAGCATAATCAATATGGTGGCTACATATGCATGGGACGCCGGAGCAGGGGTCATACACTCGGCTGCAGCAAAAGCAGGAGTATTATCCATGACAAGAACATTGGCTGTCGAATGGGGAAGAAAATATGGTATCAGGGTAAATGCTATAGCTCCAGGTCCAATTGAAAGGACTGGGGGGGCTGACAGGCTGTGGGAATCGGAGGAAGCTGCAAAAAGGACACTTCAAAGTGTACCGCTTGGCAGGCTTGGAAAGCCGGAGGAAATTGCCGAATTGGCCTTCTTCCTTTTCTCGGAGCATGCAGGTTATATTAATGGGGAGTGCATCACAATGGATGGCGGCCAGTGGCTGAAACAGTTTCCGTTTTAA
- a CDS encoding metallophosphoesterase, with product MPEKVSRRSFLKRTLGFFAAVFGISAGGYYYARDIEPRLLEITNCKISDSAIPQAFNNKKIIQFSDTHLGFHYDLKQLEELIEKINSLKPDIVFFTGDLMDEPNKYQKADQIAPLLKRIQAPLGRFAIYGNHDHGGYGSDIYKSIMEESGFILLMNENRKLEFSGSSIGIIGIDDAMLGRPDIKLASENMDDGSYNILLSHAPDLADAASAFSINLQLSGHSHGGQIKLPFFGALVKPPHAERYYEGFYEIGSQNPLTLYVNRGLGTTRLPFRFLSRPELTVFTLQSDSSI from the coding sequence ATGCCGGAAAAAGTGTCCAGAAGATCTTTTTTAAAAAGAACTCTCGGCTTTTTTGCTGCTGTGTTTGGAATTAGTGCAGGCGGCTATTATTATGCACGGGATATTGAGCCCCGGCTCCTGGAAATCACAAACTGCAAAATTTCTGACAGCGCAATTCCCCAAGCGTTTAATAATAAAAAAATCATCCAATTCAGCGACACCCATTTAGGATTTCATTATGACCTGAAACAGCTGGAAGAATTGATTGAAAAGATAAACAGCCTGAAGCCTGATATTGTTTTCTTTACAGGTGACCTGATGGATGAACCTAATAAATATCAAAAGGCAGACCAAATAGCACCACTCCTGAAAAGAATTCAGGCACCTCTCGGCAGGTTTGCTATTTATGGGAATCATGACCACGGGGGCTATGGTTCAGATATCTATAAGTCCATTATGGAAGAATCAGGCTTTATTCTTTTAATGAATGAAAATCGCAAACTCGAATTTTCCGGAAGCAGCATCGGGATTATAGGCATTGACGATGCCATGCTCGGAAGGCCGGACATAAAGCTTGCCAGCGAAAATATGGACGATGGATCATATAATATTTTATTGTCCCACGCACCGGATTTAGCAGATGCAGCCTCAGCCTTCAGCATAAATCTGCAATTGAGCGGTCATAGTCATGGCGGCCAAATAAAACTGCCGTTCTTTGGAGCCTTAGTTAAACCACCACATGCTGAAAGATACTATGAAGGCTTCTATGAAATTGGCAGTCAAAATCCATTAACTCTTTATGTAAACAGAGGGCTTGGGACAACCCGTCTGCCATTCCGCTTTTTATCCAGACCTGAACTGACGGTGTTTACCCTGCAATCAGACAGCAGCATCTAA
- a CDS encoding L,D-transpeptidase family protein, giving the protein MYHIVKPGETMSVIAQNYRRPLSELLAANPAIVNPGLIYPGQRIVIPGLPEPDSIPYTIIVSRSKKNLTLLSNGAVQKVYPIAVGKMLSQTPIGEFVIVNREPDPGGPYGVMWLSLSKYGYGIHGTNNPSSIGQSVSKGCIRMYNQDVLQLARIVPNGTKVIIQP; this is encoded by the coding sequence ATTTACCATATAGTAAAGCCCGGTGAGACAATGTCAGTCATTGCTCAAAATTACCGCCGCCCTTTAAGCGAGCTTTTGGCGGCAAATCCTGCCATTGTAAATCCAGGACTGATTTATCCCGGCCAGCGAATAGTGATACCAGGATTGCCTGAACCTGATTCCATACCATATACAATCATAGTTTCAAGAAGCAAAAAAAACTTAACTCTTTTATCTAACGGTGCCGTACAAAAAGTCTATCCCATTGCGGTTGGAAAAATGCTGTCTCAGACGCCAATTGGAGAGTTTGTAATTGTGAACAGAGAACCTGACCCCGGGGGTCCATATGGGGTTATGTGGCTTTCTCTGTCAAAGTACGGCTACGGAATTCACGGAACCAACAACCCTTCCTCAATTGGCCAATCTGTTTCCAAAGGTTGTATACGAATGTATAACCAGGATGTCCTCCAATTGGCACGCATAGTACCAAATGGCACAAAGGTAATAATACAACCATAG
- a CDS encoding PadR family transcriptional regulator: MSIEHTILAVLSFWPSTGYNIKSEFEHKAAGLYWGMSYGSIYPKLKKLEEEGFIYAIEQEDEGRKKKMYELTAKGWKEFENWLKTPPSFPVIKDELLMKMSTWHEDMDNEVLISHLLKRKEEASDILKFVKEWPRNGYSYITKLGTLSIRYAEMKLETEIKWIDESIETLQKDNLPDGQDPHGNTEKLLNRRRMAIGRDEGN, from the coding sequence TTGTCTATAGAACATACCATCCTTGCTGTACTAAGCTTTTGGCCCAGCACAGGATATAATATTAAATCAGAATTTGAACACAAAGCTGCTGGCCTATATTGGGGAATGAGCTATGGAAGCATATACCCGAAATTAAAAAAGCTTGAGGAAGAAGGTTTTATCTATGCAATAGAACAAGAAGATGAAGGAAGAAAGAAAAAAATGTATGAGCTCACTGCTAAAGGCTGGAAAGAGTTTGAGAATTGGCTGAAGACTCCTCCTTCTTTCCCCGTTATTAAAGACGAACTGCTAATGAAAATGTCAACCTGGCATGAAGATATGGATAATGAAGTGTTAATCAGCCACTTATTAAAAAGAAAAGAAGAAGCTTCAGATATTCTTAAATTCGTAAAAGAGTGGCCAAGAAATGGATATTCCTATATCACCAAGCTTGGCACTCTCTCGATCCGATATGCAGAAATGAAGCTGGAAACAGAAATTAAATGGATTGATGAATCAATCGAAACACTGCAAAAAGATAATTTACCAGATGGCCAGGATCCTCATGGCAATACAGAAAAGCTTCTGAACAGGAGAAGGATGGCCATTGGAAGGGATGAAGGAAATTGA
- a CDS encoding MFS transporter yields MTAKSGIFKPLKLKSFRALFGAQLFSDLGNWLDLIALQVIVAYHWGLDETAIASVIIVLGLPWVIIGPFASVFVDRMPKKAVMIVCLLLRIVFVAGLFYAPNLYILLLFVFLKGTVSALYDPARQSAIRMIVPESMLPEAVTLSQLSVNTMKIAGPALGGGIIAVFGPKSPFLFEAAGFFIAVIFLLFLPSLKSFEASDKKMAGGHTAKGEFWKDFSEGIKHILHTPLLKISIILSSAAFFIIFLYDGLFVFIAKEIGFNEGNFGLLISAVGAGSVAGSLLLGQWTGWNRKPIHLMSSSAILSGIFIAAVGLGGLGFLNLPQLAWIIGACLLGLLGAGESVPYGYVLQSETPKQMMGRVSAAAMSLQTFSMLIAPAAGALLAKQLGVSFVMIGAGMATTLLGFTMLTVIWKKSGSFQSINGKQLDG; encoded by the coding sequence TTGACAGCGAAATCAGGTATTTTTAAACCGCTCAAGCTAAAGTCCTTTCGCGCACTTTTTGGCGCCCAGTTATTTTCAGACTTGGGGAACTGGCTGGATTTAATTGCTTTGCAGGTTATTGTCGCTTATCACTGGGGTCTGGATGAAACCGCAATTGCCTCTGTAATAATAGTTCTCGGTCTTCCCTGGGTCATCATTGGCCCATTTGCAAGTGTGTTTGTAGACAGAATGCCCAAGAAAGCAGTTATGATTGTATGCCTCCTTTTAAGAATAGTCTTTGTAGCAGGTTTATTTTACGCTCCTAACCTATACATTCTGCTATTATTTGTGTTTTTAAAGGGAACCGTATCAGCACTTTATGATCCTGCAAGGCAGAGTGCCATCCGAATGATTGTACCTGAAAGCATGCTGCCTGAAGCAGTAACTCTGAGCCAGCTTTCAGTCAACACGATGAAAATTGCGGGGCCTGCATTAGGAGGAGGGATTATAGCTGTTTTTGGACCCAAAAGTCCTTTTCTGTTTGAAGCAGCAGGATTCTTTATAGCTGTTATCTTCCTGCTGTTTCTTCCCAGCTTAAAGTCATTTGAAGCGTCAGATAAAAAAATGGCTGGCGGCCACACAGCCAAAGGGGAATTTTGGAAAGATTTTTCCGAAGGCATCAAACATATTCTTCATACTCCCCTTTTAAAGATCTCGATTATTCTTTCTTCTGCAGCGTTTTTTATTATTTTCCTTTATGATGGGTTATTTGTTTTTATTGCAAAGGAGATTGGATTTAATGAGGGGAATTTTGGTTTGCTGATAAGTGCAGTGGGAGCAGGAAGTGTTGCGGGTTCACTTTTGCTGGGCCAATGGACAGGGTGGAATCGGAAACCCATCCATTTAATGAGTTCTTCAGCCATATTGAGCGGCATTTTTATAGCAGCAGTTGGGCTTGGAGGATTAGGTTTTCTTAATTTACCACAATTGGCCTGGATAATCGGTGCATGTCTTTTAGGCCTCTTAGGGGCGGGAGAATCTGTCCCCTACGGCTATGTTCTTCAATCTGAAACACCGAAGCAAATGATGGGCAGAGTATCTGCTGCCGCCATGTCCCTGCAGACTTTTTCCATGCTTATAGCACCTGCAGCCGGAGCTCTTCTTGCCAAACAGCTGGGTGTCTCTTTTGTTATGATTGGCGCAGGCATGGCAACGACATTATTAGGCTTCACCATGCTCACAGTTATATGGAAAAAATCAGGATCCTTCCAGTCCATAAACGGAAAGCAGCTGGATGGATAA
- a CDS encoding YkyB family protein has product MNSDKKQYPPLQPTVENLSQAIFTVNRHAKTAPSPKFLYKLKHDALHKLIKEGKAQKAGLHYSGNPKNSQQQSDVLVKCGNYSFHLPPSKEDFSELPHLGKLDSFVRNPKSSLSLNAAKKLLMSYTGLKELNSPLNEKKQRYQKPVFKKLGESYF; this is encoded by the coding sequence TTGAATTCTGATAAGAAACAATATCCCCCTCTGCAGCCAACGGTTGAAAACCTCTCTCAAGCCATCTTCACCGTTAACCGCCATGCAAAGACAGCACCTAGTCCTAAATTTTTGTATAAATTAAAGCACGATGCCCTGCACAAGCTGATCAAAGAAGGTAAAGCCCAAAAAGCAGGCCTGCACTATTCCGGCAATCCTAAAAATAGCCAGCAGCAATCAGATGTTCTTGTAAAGTGCGGGAACTACTCTTTCCATCTCCCGCCCTCTAAAGAGGATTTTTCCGAGCTTCCCCATTTGGGCAAGCTGGACTCCTTCGTCCGAAATCCTAAGTCCTCCTTATCACTTAACGCAGCGAAAAAATTGCTAATGTCATATACAGGACTAAAAGAGCTAAATAGCCCGCTGAATGAAAAAAAACAGCGCTATCAAAAACCTGTATTTAAGAAATTAGGAGAAAGTTACTTTTAA
- a CDS encoding chemotaxis protein: MDQKKGILLESGTNELEIVEFSIGRNKFGINVIKVKEIINPVQVTPVPHSHRNIEGIIELRGEVLPVVDVASSLNMATSETPQQDKFIVTEFNQQKIVFHVHNVSKIHRISWNQIEKPSEMYQGQESQIIGIIKLGEAMVLLLDFEKMVTEINPDSGISIQKVQKLGKRERSDKKLIIAEDSPLLRKLLNDTLNEAGFSRIEFFENGNEAYEYLHSLAESGRNVTDEVQLMITDIEMPLMDGHHLTKKVKDHQMLADIPIIIFSSLITEDLRHKGQMVGADAQVSKPEIAELVLLIDQHAL; the protein is encoded by the coding sequence GTGGATCAGAAAAAAGGCATTTTACTTGAAAGCGGAACGAATGAACTCGAAATTGTTGAATTTTCGATAGGCAGGAATAAATTTGGCATTAATGTGATTAAAGTGAAGGAAATTATAAACCCTGTACAGGTCACTCCTGTCCCTCATTCTCATAGAAATATTGAAGGAATCATTGAATTGAGGGGTGAGGTGCTTCCTGTAGTGGATGTAGCTTCTTCATTGAATATGGCTACATCGGAAACTCCCCAGCAGGATAAGTTTATTGTTACAGAGTTTAATCAGCAGAAAATTGTTTTTCATGTTCATAATGTTTCCAAGATTCACCGTATTTCCTGGAACCAAATTGAAAAACCATCTGAAATGTACCAGGGACAGGAAAGCCAGATTATCGGAATCATAAAGCTTGGTGAAGCAATGGTCCTGCTGCTTGATTTTGAAAAAATGGTCACTGAAATTAATCCTGATTCAGGGATCAGCATCCAGAAGGTGCAAAAACTTGGAAAGCGTGAAAGATCTGATAAGAAGCTGATTATTGCAGAGGATTCTCCATTATTAAGAAAGCTTTTGAACGATACATTAAATGAAGCGGGTTTTTCCCGGATTGAATTTTTTGAGAACGGCAATGAGGCTTATGAATATCTGCATTCTTTAGCAGAATCCGGACGGAATGTCACTGATGAAGTACAGCTCATGATCACGGATATCGAAATGCCGCTAATGGACGGGCACCACCTCACAAAGAAAGTGAAAGATCACCAGATGCTTGCAGACATCCCGATAATTATTTTTTCTTCATTGATTACCGAAGATCTTCGCCATAAAGGACAAATGGTTGGGGCAGATGCACAGGTGAGCAAGCCGGAAATTGCTGAATTAGTGCTATTAATTGATCAGCATGCGTTATAA
- a CDS encoding MFS transporter: MEIEKTELKKPGKFNSLRLYMTLPIVSWALYDFANTIFSSNINTIFFPFYLQEVIGENEVLNQIASTFISYSNALASFFLVLFSPLFGVMIDRTGRKKKYIVIFTLITVMATILMGVFASSQISGKIFGLPVYLALVIFCFIIAKFFFHSSLVFYDAMISDLGTKQDIPLISGFGVAVGYIGTLVGLTVYLYVGDDGFHKSFIPTAILFLVFSLPLFFFVKDKPYQPKEKQTFLSGYKEVWQTFKEMKHYKSIFTFMIAYFFLNDAIATTIAMMAVYAKTIVGFTTGKFILLYLVSTVSSIIGSFVFGYITKAKGANKAVKYVGILLLVALAIAVGAVNEAMFWIAGSMFGVALGSMWVTTRTYIVELTPENKRGQFFGLFAFSGKVSSIIGPLIYGSITLIFASYGNMASRMALGSLMILTIIGLLVHSKIKDESIPE, translated from the coding sequence ATGGAAATAGAAAAAACGGAGCTCAAGAAGCCGGGGAAATTTAATTCCCTGCGCCTGTATATGACCCTGCCGATTGTATCATGGGCACTATATGATTTTGCGAATACCATCTTTTCATCCAATATAAATACAATATTCTTTCCATTTTACCTGCAGGAAGTAATAGGGGAGAATGAAGTTTTAAATCAGATTGCAAGTACGTTTATATCTTATTCTAATGCATTGGCAAGCTTTTTTCTTGTCCTGTTTTCACCCTTGTTCGGAGTTATGATAGACAGGACAGGAAGAAAAAAGAAATATATAGTGATTTTCACGCTAATTACTGTCATGGCAACGATATTGATGGGTGTTTTTGCATCCAGCCAGATTAGCGGGAAAATATTCGGGCTGCCTGTTTACCTTGCACTTGTTATTTTTTGTTTTATAATTGCAAAGTTTTTTTTCCATTCCAGTCTGGTGTTTTACGATGCAATGATTTCCGACTTGGGAACAAAGCAGGATATTCCCCTGATATCAGGTTTTGGAGTGGCTGTCGGCTATATTGGAACCCTTGTTGGCCTGACTGTTTATTTATATGTAGGTGATGATGGTTTTCACAAATCTTTCATACCAACGGCTATCCTATTTCTGGTGTTTTCATTGCCGCTGTTTTTCTTTGTAAAAGATAAGCCTTATCAGCCAAAAGAAAAACAAACATTTTTATCCGGCTATAAGGAAGTTTGGCAGACTTTCAAAGAAATGAAACATTATAAATCAATTTTCACTTTCATGATTGCTTATTTTTTCTTAAATGATGCAATTGCTACCACGATTGCGATGATGGCCGTTTATGCAAAAACAATTGTCGGCTTTACTACTGGAAAATTCATTTTGTTATATCTGGTTTCCACGGTGTCCAGTATAATTGGTTCTTTTGTATTTGGCTATATAACCAAGGCGAAAGGGGCAAATAAAGCGGTTAAGTATGTTGGAATCCTTCTTCTTGTTGCATTGGCAATTGCGGTTGGAGCTGTCAATGAAGCCATGTTCTGGATTGCAGGCAGCATGTTTGGCGTTGCCCTCGGTTCCATGTGGGTAACCACAAGGACGTATATTGTGGAATTAACCCCTGAAAATAAAAGAGGACAGTTTTTTGGATTGTTTGCATTTTCAGGAAAAGTATCATCCATTATTGGTCCGCTCATTTACGGAAGCATTACCCTGATCTTCGCAAGCTATGGAAACATGGCGAGCAGAATGGCTTTAGGCTCATTAATGATTTTGACCATAATCGGACTGCTCGTTCATTCAAAAATAAAAGACGAAAGCATTCCTGAATAA
- a CDS encoding DinB family protein — protein MQKKDIITHYESFSVWLESIKELDQKTWLKPVKAGKWPVAAVVAHLLFWDRYSLEKRFPFFKEGAELESYPDFQYVNDAAAEYAQKHTQLEIIEELLSVRKKFLHLLEGMTEENLDTAFTIGSNSLTVRDYFADFIGHDIHHKKQIIQAAGIRV, from the coding sequence ATGCAAAAGAAGGATATTATTACTCACTATGAATCTTTTTCAGTGTGGCTGGAGTCTATAAAAGAGCTTGACCAAAAAACCTGGCTAAAGCCTGTTAAAGCCGGAAAATGGCCGGTTGCCGCAGTAGTTGCCCATCTGTTATTTTGGGATAGATATTCCCTTGAAAAGCGTTTCCCATTTTTTAAAGAGGGCGCAGAGCTTGAGAGCTATCCTGACTTTCAGTATGTGAATGATGCTGCAGCAGAATATGCTCAAAAGCATACCCAACTGGAAATAATTGAAGAACTATTATCAGTCAGAAAAAAGTTCCTTCATTTACTTGAGGGAATGACTGAAGAAAATCTGGATACAGCATTTACAATAGGCAGTAATTCCTTAACTGTGCGTGATTATTTTGCTGATTTTATTGGACATGACATTCACCATAAAAAGCAAATTATCCAGGCTGCCGGCATCAGGGTTTAA
- a CDS encoding RDD family protein: METSLEKQPYESTKEYGGFWLRFAAYLIDSIIVGIPLTILSIVIFMIFFGTSDAFNTMISDPSYMEAEMSDAEALAFMGSYFGALGVTFIVNLVIAVAYFAGLHASAWQGTVGKKLLGLKVTDLNGNRISFWRALGRYLAMGILSGIFLIGYIIAAFTEKKQALHDLIAGTVVVKK; this comes from the coding sequence GTGGAGACATCTTTAGAGAAGCAGCCTTATGAAAGCACAAAGGAATATGGCGGATTCTGGCTCAGATTTGCGGCCTATTTAATTGATTCTATTATTGTTGGAATCCCGCTTACCATTCTAAGCATCGTTATTTTTATGATCTTCTTTGGCACTTCTGACGCTTTTAACACGATGATAAGCGATCCATCTTATATGGAAGCAGAAATGTCCGATGCAGAAGCTCTTGCATTCATGGGGTCATATTTTGGTGCACTGGGAGTAACTTTTATTGTCAATCTTGTCATTGCTGTTGCCTATTTTGCAGGCCTGCATGCATCCGCATGGCAGGGTACTGTAGGGAAAAAGCTGCTTGGATTAAAAGTTACTGACTTAAATGGTAATCGCATTTCCTTCTGGAGAGCGCTTGGAAGATATTTGGCCATGGGGATCTTATCTGGAATTTTCCTTATCGGCTACATCATTGCTGCCTTTACAGAAAAAAAACAGGCACTGCACGATTTAATCGCAGGCACAGTTGTAGTAAAAAAATAA
- a CDS encoding aminotransferase A has translation MEHLINQRVKDIEISGIRRFFNMVAGTKDMISLTIGQPDFPTPLHVKEAAKQAIDENFTSYTHNAGDIRLREAAASFVKTKYNLTYNPESEVIVTSGASEAIDIAFRTILDEGSEVILPGPVYPGYEPIIKLCGAIPVHSDISKNKFRFTADLIAEHMSEKTRCIVLPYPSNPTGVSLTLEELEQIAALVKGKDIFILADEIYSELIYDQPHHSIASLLREQTVVINGLSKSHSMTGWRIGLLFAPENLAKHILKVHQYNVTCAASVSQMAALEALTAGIDDALPMRQEYAKRRDYVYERLVQMNLDVVKPDGAFYFFIKIPDGSMNSFEFALSLVEEAGVAVVPGSAFSSYGEGYFRISFAYSMDTLMEGLNRIEKYLECIKI, from the coding sequence TTGGAACATTTAATCAACCAAAGAGTGAAGGACATAGAAATTTCCGGAATCAGAAGGTTTTTCAATATGGTTGCCGGCACCAAAGATATGATTTCTCTTACAATTGGACAGCCTGACTTCCCTACGCCGCTGCATGTTAAAGAAGCAGCAAAACAGGCAATCGACGAAAACTTTACCTCCTACACACACAATGCGGGCGATATTCGATTGCGTGAAGCTGCAGCTTCCTTTGTAAAAACAAAATATAACCTTACATATAACCCTGAATCTGAAGTCATTGTGACATCTGGAGCGAGTGAAGCAATTGATATTGCCTTCCGGACAATTTTGGACGAAGGATCGGAAGTTATCCTGCCTGGTCCTGTTTATCCAGGATATGAGCCAATCATAAAACTTTGCGGTGCAATTCCGGTACATAGTGATATTTCGAAAAACAAGTTCCGATTTACGGCAGATTTAATCGCGGAACATATGAGTGAAAAAACAAGGTGCATTGTTCTTCCATACCCATCGAATCCGACAGGTGTCAGCCTGACGCTGGAGGAACTTGAGCAAATTGCTGCTCTTGTTAAGGGCAAAGATATCTTTATCCTTGCTGATGAAATTTACAGCGAACTGATCTATGATCAACCCCACCACTCAATCGCTTCCCTTTTACGGGAGCAAACTGTCGTCATTAATGGTTTATCCAAATCCCATTCCATGACAGGCTGGCGCATTGGGCTATTATTCGCACCGGAAAATCTGGCCAAGCATATCTTGAAGGTTCATCAGTATAATGTGACTTGTGCAGCATCTGTCTCCCAAATGGCTGCCCTTGAAGCGCTGACAGCAGGGATCGACGACGCCCTGCCAATGAGACAGGAATATGCCAAGCGCCGTGACTATGTTTATGAGCGATTAGTACAAATGAATCTGGATGTAGTCAAACCTGATGGCGCTTTTTATTTTTTTATAAAAATTCCTGATGGTTCCATGAACTCCTTTGAATTTGCCCTTTCACTTGTTGAAGAGGCAGGAGTTGCAGTAGTTCCCGGCAGTGCATTTTCCTCATATGGGGAAGGCTATTTCCGAATATCTTTTGCCTATTCCATGGACACATTAATGGAAGGGCTTAACCGGATCGAAAAGTATCTGGAATGCATTAAAATATAA
- a CDS encoding NAD(P)-dependent oxidoreductase, whose product MISPENTVIGFVGTGVMGKSMAGHLLKAGYPLVVYTRTKEKASELIEHGAEWAETPAAVAKKANVIITIVGYPADVEEVYLGENGIITNGRDNTYVIDMTTSTPTLAKRIYEEARKNRIYAIDAPVSGGDIGARDAKLSIMAGGDRDAFLAVEPIFNLLGTNIVYQGNAGAGQHTKMCNQIAIASNMIGVCEAVVYAEKAGLDPKTVLQSITSGAAGSWSLSNLAPRMIEGNFEPGFYIKHFIKDMNIAINEAEAMGMMTPGLSLARKMYAELAENGEENSGTQALYKYWEK is encoded by the coding sequence ATGATTTCACCTGAAAATACAGTTATCGGGTTTGTAGGAACAGGGGTTATGGGCAAGAGCATGGCGGGACACCTGTTGAAAGCCGGCTATCCGTTAGTCGTGTATACACGAACCAAAGAGAAAGCCTCTGAACTGATAGAGCATGGCGCAGAGTGGGCTGAGACTCCTGCAGCAGTTGCAAAGAAAGCAAATGTTATTATTACCATTGTTGGTTATCCCGCAGATGTAGAGGAAGTGTATCTCGGGGAAAATGGCATTATCACAAATGGCAGAGACAATACATATGTAATTGACATGACAACTTCGACACCAACATTAGCCAAAAGGATATATGAAGAAGCACGCAAAAACCGCATATATGCAATAGATGCCCCTGTTTCAGGTGGAGATATCGGCGCAAGAGATGCAAAGCTTTCAATAATGGCAGGAGGAGACAGGGACGCATTTCTGGCTGTAGAACCGATTTTCAATCTCCTCGGAACGAATATCGTTTATCAAGGGAATGCGGGAGCCGGACAGCATACGAAAATGTGCAATCAAATTGCGATAGCATCCAATATGATCGGGGTGTGTGAAGCGGTTGTTTATGCTGAAAAAGCAGGTTTGGACCCAAAAACAGTTCTTCAAAGCATAACATCTGGAGCAGCAGGAAGCTGGTCTTTATCCAATCTGGCACCCAGAATGATTGAGGGGAACTTTGAACCGGGCTTTTATATTAAACATTTCATAAAAGACATGAATATTGCCATAAATGAAGCTGAAGCAATGGGGATGATGACTCCGGGACTCTCGCTCGCAAGGAAAATGTATGCTGAGCTTGCTGAAAACGGAGAAGAAAACAGCGGTACACAGGCATTATATAAATATTGGGAAAAGTAA